A single genomic interval of Aegicerativicinus sediminis harbors:
- a CDS encoding DUF6090 family protein, translating to MISLFRKIRQKLLSENKFSRYLFYAIGEIVLVMIGILLALQVNNWNENRKINKQELQLLRSLKKEFTYNKDELNRSILKTQLIQKRCETILNNTGNNEMTLSEYESDSLINSGLLNIISYDPSNGIMSDIINSGKIHIIKNEELKNHLSNWNGLLNDVKEDETWAINERNNISFPFLYKNSNYTKITENIRDDTSITSGFETDYTEIYQSLEFENLVNSQRIWNMKNERNYIRLKERIEKIISLCDQEISSKK from the coding sequence ATGATTTCATTATTTAGAAAAATTAGGCAAAAGTTACTCTCCGAAAACAAGTTTAGCAGATACCTGTTCTATGCCATTGGTGAAATTGTACTAGTAATGATTGGCATTCTATTAGCATTACAAGTGAATAATTGGAATGAAAACAGGAAAATTAATAAACAAGAACTACAACTTTTAAGGTCTTTAAAGAAGGAGTTTACCTATAATAAGGACGAATTAAATCGTTCCATTTTAAAAACCCAATTAATACAGAAACGATGTGAAACTATATTAAATAATACAGGCAATAATGAAATGACATTGTCTGAATATGAAAGTGATTCTCTTATCAATTCGGGGTTATTAAACATAATCTCTTACGACCCTAGCAACGGCATTATGAGCGATATCATCAATTCAGGCAAAATACATATTATTAAAAATGAAGAACTTAAAAATCACCTTTCAAATTGGAATGGATTACTAAACGATGTAAAAGAAGATGAAACTTGGGCAATTAATGAAAGAAACAATATATCGTTCCCATTTCTTTACAAGAATTCAAATTATACAAAAATTACTGAAAACATAAGAGATGACACTTCTATTACTTCAGGTTTTGAAACAGACTATACAGAAATATACCAATCCTTGGAGTTTGAAAATCTTGTTAATAGTCAACGGATTTGGAATATGAAAAACGAACGCAATTATATAAGACTTAAAGAGAGAATCGAAAAAATAATTTCACTTTGTGATCAAGAAATTAGCTCGAAAAAATAA